In Ectothiorhodosinus mongolicus, one DNA window encodes the following:
- a CDS encoding preprotein translocase subunit SecA yields MFALLARGTRYPQRMEWEERRFLDRVWDRSASFLRRWSVGASWRQRRFAAAVLDAEQELKGLEANALAEDLQSLRYALRRDGPLDSLLARAFAHVRLKSVEILGLAHYPVQLRGGYLLTQGLLVEMDTGEGKTLTATLPAAVMALSGYQVQVVTVNNYLAERDCEQMSPLFAGLGLSCSVVREDSEPPERQAAYACDITYCTGKTLTFDYLKDRIAMQARVRPLHMFMDSFTGRWQRNVLLPGLQYVVVDEADSVLIDEARTPLIISAVGDSESEEAFYRQAMELARQLEPEAHFLRDPDVRSFDLTRGGRAYLEAAATDMSGLWRNTYRREEAVLQALSALYLFNRDQHYIVADEKIVIVDEHTGRSMPDRSWERGMHQLIEIKEDVPLSPPRLTLAKISFQLFFQRYLRLAGMSGTVREVGREMRGVYKVSVVRVPPHRPSQRRCLGRFVCADAEQKWERVVQRIQTLLTQQRPVLVGTQSIANADRLSAYLHEAGVVHQVLHARQDEAEAEANIVARAGQEGQVTIATNMAGRGTDIKLSAEVATAGGLHVILTERHENRRIDRQLIGRCGRQGEPGSWEEISSLDDELVKHFWAPVRDVLRTGLRQWPERAVVQWSARVYYRLAQIRVERQHRRIRARLLRAEFKLRRSLSFSGRME; encoded by the coding sequence ATGTTTGCTTTACTGGCTCGCGGCACGCGTTATCCCCAACGTATGGAGTGGGAGGAGCGGCGCTTTTTGGATCGCGTTTGGGACCGCAGCGCCAGTTTCTTGCGCCGCTGGTCAGTAGGCGCTTCATGGCGACAGCGACGTTTTGCGGCAGCGGTGCTCGATGCTGAACAAGAACTCAAGGGTCTAGAGGCCAATGCCCTAGCCGAAGACCTGCAGTCTTTGCGTTACGCCTTGCGCCGTGATGGACCTTTAGATAGCTTGCTGGCGCGGGCGTTTGCGCATGTGCGTCTTAAGTCGGTCGAGATTTTGGGGCTAGCGCATTATCCAGTGCAGCTGCGTGGCGGCTATCTCTTGACGCAAGGCTTATTGGTGGAGATGGACACGGGTGAGGGCAAAACCTTGACCGCGACCCTACCGGCGGCGGTGATGGCGTTATCGGGTTACCAAGTGCAAGTCGTGACCGTGAATAATTACTTGGCTGAGCGCGATTGTGAGCAGATGAGCCCCTTATTTGCGGGGCTGGGTCTGAGCTGTTCGGTGGTGCGCGAGGACAGCGAGCCGCCCGAGCGCCAAGCCGCTTATGCCTGTGACATCACCTACTGCACCGGCAAGACCCTCACCTTTGATTACCTCAAGGACCGCATCGCCATGCAAGCTAGGGTACGACCCCTGCACATGTTTATGGATAGTTTCACGGGACGTTGGCAGCGCAATGTGTTGTTGCCGGGGCTGCAATATGTGGTGGTGGATGAGGCGGATAGCGTGTTGATTGATGAGGCACGCACGCCTTTGATTATCTCCGCGGTGGGCGATAGTGAGAGCGAGGAGGCGTTTTATCGGCAGGCCATGGAGTTGGCGCGCCAGCTCGAGCCCGAGGCGCATTTTTTGCGCGACCCGGACGTGCGCAGCTTTGATTTGACACGCGGTGGGCGGGCTTATCTTGAGGCAGCAGCCACGGACATGAGCGGTTTGTGGCGCAACACCTATCGGCGCGAGGAAGCGGTGCTGCAAGCCTTGTCGGCCTTGTATTTATTCAACCGCGATCAGCATTACATTGTCGCGGATGAAAAAATTGTCATCGTCGATGAACACACGGGACGTAGCATGCCGGATCGTTCTTGGGAGCGCGGCATGCACCAACTCATCGAGATTAAAGAGGACGTGCCGCTGTCACCGCCGCGTCTGACTTTGGCGAAGATCAGTTTCCAGTTATTTTTCCAACGCTATCTGCGCCTGGCGGGGATGTCAGGCACGGTGCGTGAGGTGGGGCGTGAGATGCGCGGTGTCTACAAAGTCTCGGTGGTGCGCGTACCGCCGCATCGCCCCAGTCAGCGTCGATGCCTAGGCCGTTTTGTCTGTGCGGATGCGGAACAGAAGTGGGAGAGGGTGGTGCAACGCATCCAAACGCTATTGACCCAGCAGCGCCCGGTGTTGGTCGGCACTCAGTCGATTGCTAATGCCGACCGCTTATCGGCGTATTTACATGAGGCAGGCGTAGTACATCAGGTATTGCATGCCCGCCAAGATGAGGCTGAAGCCGAGGCCAATATTGTGGCGCGCGCCGGGCAGGAGGGGCAGGTGACCATCGCCACCAATATGGCGGGCCGGGGTACGGACATTAAATTATCCGCCGAGGTCGCCACTGCCGGGGGGCTGCATGTCATACTGACCGAGCGGCATGAGAATCGGCGTATCGACCGACAGCTAATCGGCCGTTGTGGGCGTCAAGGCGAGCCGGGTTCTTGGGAGGAGATCAGTTCGCTGGATGATGAGCTGGTAAAACATTTTTGGGCGCCGGTGCGCGATGTCTTGCGCACGGGTTTGCGTCAGTGGCCTGAACGGGCGGTCGTGCAATGGTCAGCCCGGGTGTATTACCGTTTGGCGCAAATCCGCGTGGAGCGCCAACATCGACGCATCCGAGCACGGCTGTTGCGCGCTGAGTTTAAGCTGCGTCGGTCTTTGTCATTTTCCGGACGAATGGAGTAA
- a CDS encoding efflux RND transporter periplasmic adaptor subunit translates to MRWWFSALGMVLWLPIGAQAAALSCLLEPSVDVHVGVASEGFLTDVRVDRSDVVTRGQVLARLNDGVERASVDYQRTRESFAQRRVSRTEDFRERRLMSEQELDEIATELQLARAELRERRERLALREIRSPIDGVVVERLKNTGDLINNDQVFRLMRLDPLFIEVVMPLESYGQFALGQKHSITVHHLEEIHEVELINVDRVIDPGSNTFRLRLKLDNPEQRIPSGLRCEFHLNAF, encoded by the coding sequence ATGCGTTGGTGGTTTTCTGCCTTGGGTATGGTGCTGTGGTTGCCTATCGGTGCCCAGGCCGCGGCTTTGAGCTGTCTATTGGAGCCTTCGGTGGATGTGCATGTGGGTGTGGCCTCGGAGGGATTCTTAACCGATGTACGCGTAGATCGCTCGGATGTCGTGACCCGAGGCCAGGTTCTGGCGCGGCTTAATGATGGTGTCGAGCGCGCTTCGGTGGACTATCAGCGTACCCGTGAGAGTTTTGCCCAGCGCCGGGTGAGCCGCACCGAGGATTTTCGCGAGCGGCGCTTGATGTCCGAGCAGGAATTGGATGAGATTGCCACCGAGCTACAATTGGCTAGAGCTGAACTGCGCGAGCGTCGGGAACGTCTGGCTTTGCGCGAGATCCGCAGTCCCATCGACGGCGTAGTCGTTGAACGCTTAAAAAACACCGGCGATTTGATCAATAACGATCAAGTATTTCGCCTTATGCGCCTGGATCCTTTGTTTATCGAGGTGGTGATGCCACTGGAGAGTTATGGGCAGTTTGCTCTCGGACAAAAACACTCCATCACCGTGCATCACCTCGAAGAAATCCATGAAGTCGAACTCATCAATGTGGACCGGGTGATCGATCCTGGTAGTAACACGTTCCGCTTGCGTTTGAAATTAGACAACCCCGAACAGCGCATTCCATCGGGGCTGCGTTGTGAGTTTCATTTAAATGCATTTTAA
- a CDS encoding SapC family protein → MSMLLFYERPVALNRETHKGHKVKGPSDYKFAAKTNSVVLAGMEFFEALKNYPIVFTSSEDAVVPVAVLGIRDQENLFVDSEGKWADAYLPAFVRRYPFVLANRPEDADQLMICVEESALNKKQGEALFTKEGEESDYLKRATEFMQQYHIHFQKTREFGQRLKDLGLLQPMSARITLAGSSDEMVLGQFEVVDEQALRKLSPEDIHSLFDSGFLGWIYAHLISLSNFQQLTQRVQAAA, encoded by the coding sequence ATGTCGATGTTATTGTTTTATGAGCGCCCCGTTGCCCTCAATCGTGAAACCCACAAGGGTCATAAAGTCAAAGGGCCTAGCGACTACAAGTTCGCCGCCAAAACCAATTCGGTAGTGCTAGCCGGGATGGAATTTTTTGAAGCCTTAAAGAATTACCCTATCGTCTTTACCAGCAGCGAGGATGCGGTGGTGCCGGTGGCTGTGTTAGGTATCCGCGACCAGGAAAACCTGTTCGTTGATAGCGAGGGTAAGTGGGCCGATGCCTATTTGCCGGCATTCGTGCGCCGCTACCCCTTTGTTTTGGCCAACCGCCCGGAAGATGCCGATCAACTGATGATTTGTGTGGAGGAATCGGCTTTGAACAAAAAGCAGGGTGAGGCGCTGTTTACTAAGGAAGGCGAGGAGAGTGATTACTTAAAGCGTGCCACTGAGTTCATGCAGCAGTATCACATCCACTTTCAGAAAACCCGCGAGTTTGGTCAGCGCTTAAAAGATCTGGGACTGCTGCAGCCCATGAGCGCGCGCATCACGCTAGCCGGTAGCAGCGATGAGATGGTCCTGGGTCAGTTCGAGGTGGTGGATGAACAAGCTCTGCGCAAGCTCTCGCCAGAGGATATCCACAGCTTGTTTGATTCGGGTTTTCTCGGCTGGATTTATGCGCACCTAATTTCTTTGAGCAACTTCCAGCAGTTGACCCAGCGGGTGCAAGCCGCGGCCTAA
- a CDS encoding invasion associated locus B family protein, which translates to MSVISRFAGLVAAAALLIITAPAWAQQQLGDLPNNVTTTEHGDWILLCAETPDGQRCEMVQTLSQRDNGREQRLVQTNIGITPNGQRLLQIVMPLGIDLRSGIAITIDEGEEIQLPYQTCLPDGCLVLFPLDDTWFNRMRAGNELRIGFRGFGQSEVLVIEKSLRGFTAASNGLR; encoded by the coding sequence ATGTCAGTTATCTCGCGCTTTGCCGGTCTTGTCGCTGCCGCTGCTTTACTGATCATAACCGCGCCCGCCTGGGCTCAGCAGCAACTCGGCGACCTACCGAACAATGTCACCACCACCGAGCATGGCGACTGGATTTTGCTGTGCGCCGAAACGCCCGATGGACAGCGCTGTGAAATGGTGCAAACCCTTTCCCAACGGGACAACGGTCGAGAACAGCGCTTGGTACAAACCAACATCGGTATCACGCCCAACGGCCAACGCCTGCTGCAAATCGTTATGCCTTTAGGGATTGACCTGCGCTCCGGTATTGCCATAACCATAGACGAGGGCGAGGAAATCCAGCTGCCCTACCAAACCTGTCTGCCCGATGGATGTTTGGTGTTATTCCCTTTGGATGACACTTGGTTTAACCGCATGCGCGCCGGTAACGAACTGCGCATTGGCTTTCGCGGCTTTGGCCAGTCCGAGGTTTTAGTGATCGAGAAATCGCTGCGCGGTTTCACCGCCGCCAGTAACGGATTGCGCTAA
- a CDS encoding GNAT family N-acetyltransferase, with protein MSELEVKTIYGQAIGAWLSSLAQLRITVFREFPYLYEGNLAYEAQYLQIYVDSPRSIAVLLLDGDTLVGASTGLPLADETPEFTSPFHAAGLAAKDYFYCAETIILPAYRGHGLYRGCFEAREARAKELGLKYSCLASVLRPENHPRRPADYQALDPIWQRYGYTARPDLQMSLAWQDLDEAAESPKALQFYIKPLT; from the coding sequence ATGAGCGAGCTTGAGGTGAAAACCATTTATGGCCAGGCGATAGGCGCTTGGCTTTCGTCACTGGCTCAGCTGCGCATCACAGTGTTTCGCGAATTCCCTTACCTGTACGAAGGTAACTTGGCTTACGAAGCCCAGTATTTGCAGATCTATGTGGATAGTCCGCGCAGCATCGCCGTACTGTTATTAGACGGTGACACCTTGGTCGGTGCTTCCACAGGTTTACCTTTGGCCGATGAGACGCCCGAGTTCACCAGCCCCTTCCACGCCGCGGGTCTGGCCGCCAAAGATTATTTTTACTGTGCCGAGACGATTATTTTGCCGGCTTACCGGGGTCATGGCCTTTATCGCGGCTGCTTTGAGGCCCGCGAGGCGCGTGCCAAGGAGTTGGGTCTGAAATACAGTTGTTTGGCTTCGGTGCTGCGTCCCGAAAACCACCCGCGGCGGCCAGCGGATTATCAGGCTTTGGATCCGATTTGGCAGCGCTATGGCTATACTGCGCGCCCGGATCTACAGATGTCACTGGCCTGGCAGGATCTGGATGAAGCGGCCGAGTCTCCCAAAGCCCTGCAGTTTTATATCAAGCCTTTAACCTGA
- the cobF gene encoding precorrin-6A synthase (deacetylating), whose translation MRQIFLIGIGAGDPQHLTLQAIEAMQAVDVFFFLDKREETHDLIAARQALFQRHARPDAQAMVLNDPPRAQSPNYHQDVQHWHEQRAERLEEALMTSLSESGVGALLVWGEPSIYDSAMRLMRQIEARGQCAIQTQVIPGISSIQALAAAFAEPLNRIGEPIHITTGRALKAGFPADLDAVVVMLDGECSFTHVMQPEMEIFWGAYLGTPDQLLIQGPVMQVADEIITTRQQARARHGWIMDTYLLRRPLRLKA comes from the coding sequence ATGCGCCAAATCTTTTTAATCGGCATCGGTGCCGGTGATCCCCAGCATCTCACCTTGCAGGCCATAGAAGCCATGCAAGCCGTCGATGTGTTCTTTTTTCTCGACAAACGCGAAGAAACTCACGATTTAATCGCCGCCCGCCAAGCGCTTTTTCAGCGGCATGCCCGCCCTGATGCGCAAGCGATGGTCCTAAATGATCCACCGCGCGCCCAAAGCCCGAATTACCACCAAGATGTGCAACATTGGCATGAACAGCGCGCCGAGCGTTTAGAAGAGGCCCTAATGACCTCGCTATCGGAGAGCGGCGTGGGCGCCCTGTTGGTTTGGGGCGAGCCCAGTATTTATGACAGCGCGATGCGGCTGATGCGCCAGATCGAGGCGCGCGGCCAGTGCGCGATCCAAACCCAAGTCATCCCCGGCATCAGCAGCATCCAAGCCCTAGCTGCCGCATTTGCCGAGCCGCTGAATCGCATCGGTGAGCCCATCCACATCACCACAGGCCGAGCCTTAAAAGCAGGTTTTCCTGCCGATTTGGATGCCGTGGTGGTGATGCTAGATGGAGAATGCAGCTTCACCCACGTGATGCAGCCAGAGATGGAGATTTTTTGGGGCGCCTATTTGGGCACGCCCGATCAGCTCTTGATCCAGGGCCCAGTGATGCAGGTGGCCGATGAGATTATCACCACGCGCCAGCAAGCTCGCGCCCGCCATGGCTGGATTATGGATACCTATTTGCTGCGTCGCCCACTCAGGTTAAAGGCTTGA
- the recC gene encoding exodeoxyribonuclease V subunit gamma: MGSVEIKSGMLLVHSNQSERLRDLMIDLIRAQPLAPLETETVLCQSNGIAQWLKIALARRDDGSDRAGLGIAAGLEVLLPSRFIWQVYRSVLGGEAVPEESPMDKPVLLWRLMQLLSQWADQPAFAPLAAYLQEDLDQRKRFQLAQQLADLFDQYQVYRADWLTAWEQGEDVLLDQHGARQALGPEDQWQAHVWRALQAENDSSTGRAAIHARFMAHMAKAADSERPPNLPRRILVFGLSSLPLQSLEVLSALSRWCQVVVGIHNPCRAYWIDSLPEADLIRQEGGRALSAADGENLYRQTQPLLASWGRQGRDYIRLLMDKESAADRAQAESLMAGFGHKLELWDEPEKASLLGQIQADILELRPPDEAKMHWPPLDAHKDRSIVFHSAHSALREVEVLHDQLLAAFNENSDLSPRDVIVMVPDITAYAPAIRAVFGLYDNKDSRYIPFSIADQSPSQSQPMIAALEWLLSLPQARFSLSEVAAILELPAVCRRFGLAPEEAPRLLHWAQAAHVHWGLHALQRESLGVPIAGDVADIHTWVFGLRRLLLGYAVGDAPEDWQGIQAFPDIGGLEASVLGPLAELLEALDGLWQSLRQPRCVDAWAETLQAMLLDFFAPLGQDEELAVLQLQSAIERWQQQAQDAEFTESLNLDIVREHLLMALEPQGLSQRFMGGAVSFATLMPMRAIPFRRMYLLGMNDADYPRSRVPLDFDLMAREYRPGDRSRREDDRYLFLEALLSAREHLHISWVGRSITDNTPKPPSVLVRQLQDHIKSARRFAAETHFEDLCVEHPLQAFSPAYVQNHPYLLTYAAQWYPENMPTPKADVPLPEWQREGPLDLAELREFAKAPVKTFFLRRLKARLDPQELAVEDDEPFAIRSLRRWQLQQELFTAQQKRIDGDAEVALVDKDILARFVRSGALSPGGFSALQTEELSTQSSAVLSVYQELLQHCGPLSPDRIVISIDDTPGLHDELGGIHIDALGQRSRIVLHTSRLLNDKQKQLQSSVVPDWMTHLALQAVGETMPSYLLGAEAVLVSLPVLERNVALSHLKAWLTAYQQGMTQPLPLDVPTALGYLYQPQIKDVTKQYEGSAGIYGAVGRVERDAYLARAYPNIEALLHGQRILEGSMFTQLAERLLRPLLDHATWSAS, translated from the coding sequence ATGGGGTCAGTGGAGATTAAATCGGGGATGTTGCTGGTGCACAGCAACCAATCCGAGCGCCTGCGTGATCTGATGATCGATTTGATACGCGCCCAGCCCTTGGCGCCTTTGGAAACCGAAACCGTGCTCTGTCAAAGCAATGGCATCGCCCAGTGGCTGAAAATTGCTTTGGCGCGACGCGATGACGGCAGCGATCGGGCAGGTCTTGGGATTGCTGCGGGGCTTGAGGTGTTGCTGCCCTCACGGTTTATCTGGCAGGTGTATCGAAGCGTGCTGGGTGGCGAGGCCGTGCCAGAAGAATCGCCCATGGATAAGCCGGTGCTGCTGTGGCGCCTGATGCAGCTGTTATCACAATGGGCAGATCAGCCGGCCTTTGCGCCGCTAGCGGCCTATCTCCAAGAAGATCTTGATCAGCGTAAGCGCTTTCAGCTGGCGCAGCAGCTAGCCGATTTATTCGATCAATATCAGGTGTATCGGGCTGATTGGTTGACCGCTTGGGAGCAGGGTGAGGATGTGCTCTTGGATCAACACGGCGCTCGCCAAGCTCTGGGCCCTGAGGATCAATGGCAGGCGCATGTGTGGCGGGCCTTGCAAGCTGAAAACGATTCATCGACGGGGCGCGCAGCGATTCACGCACGGTTTATGGCGCACATGGCCAAGGCTGCTGACAGTGAGCGCCCGCCCAATCTGCCGCGGCGTATCTTGGTATTTGGCTTATCCAGTCTGCCGCTGCAGTCCTTAGAGGTGCTGAGCGCGCTCAGCCGTTGGTGTCAGGTGGTTGTAGGGATTCATAACCCCTGCCGCGCGTATTGGATCGATAGCTTGCCTGAGGCCGATCTCATCCGCCAAGAAGGTGGTCGCGCCCTAAGTGCCGCTGATGGCGAAAATCTCTATCGACAAACTCAGCCTTTGCTGGCCAGCTGGGGCCGCCAAGGGCGCGACTACATTCGCTTGTTGATGGACAAAGAATCTGCTGCCGACCGGGCTCAGGCCGAGTCTTTGATGGCGGGGTTTGGGCATAAGCTGGAATTGTGGGATGAGCCTGAGAAGGCGTCGCTATTGGGACAGATCCAAGCGGATATTTTGGAGTTGCGCCCGCCCGATGAAGCAAAAATGCATTGGCCGCCCTTGGATGCGCACAAGGATCGCTCGATTGTCTTTCACAGCGCCCACAGCGCACTGCGCGAGGTCGAGGTGCTGCATGATCAGCTGCTCGCGGCGTTTAACGAGAATTCGGATCTAAGCCCGCGGGATGTGATCGTGATGGTGCCAGATATCACTGCCTACGCACCGGCGATTCGCGCCGTGTTTGGGCTTTATGACAATAAAGATTCGCGCTATATACCCTTTAGCATCGCCGATCAGTCGCCCAGCCAGAGCCAGCCGATGATCGCGGCATTGGAGTGGCTACTCAGCCTGCCGCAAGCGCGCTTTAGTTTAAGTGAGGTGGCTGCCATCCTCGAGTTGCCTGCCGTTTGTCGGCGCTTTGGCCTTGCGCCCGAAGAGGCGCCGCGGCTTTTACATTGGGCCCAAGCCGCGCATGTGCATTGGGGCCTGCATGCCCTACAGCGAGAATCCTTGGGTGTGCCCATTGCCGGCGACGTTGCCGATATTCATACCTGGGTGTTTGGTTTGCGTCGCTTGTTATTGGGCTATGCGGTTGGCGATGCCCCGGAGGATTGGCAGGGCATTCAGGCTTTTCCGGATATTGGCGGTCTGGAGGCCAGCGTGCTGGGGCCTTTGGCGGAGCTGCTTGAGGCGCTTGATGGGCTTTGGCAGAGCCTGCGTCAGCCGCGTTGTGTCGATGCTTGGGCGGAGACTTTACAAGCCATGCTCTTGGATTTTTTTGCCCCCCTAGGCCAAGACGAAGAGCTCGCGGTATTGCAGCTGCAAAGCGCTATCGAGCGCTGGCAACAACAAGCTCAAGACGCTGAGTTCACCGAGTCATTGAATTTGGATATCGTGCGCGAACATTTACTGATGGCGCTTGAGCCTCAAGGTCTGAGTCAACGCTTTATGGGAGGGGCGGTGAGTTTTGCGACGTTGATGCCGATGCGCGCTATTCCTTTTCGCCGCATGTATTTACTGGGCATGAATGATGCCGATTATCCGCGCAGCCGCGTGCCCTTAGATTTTGATCTGATGGCACGCGAATACCGCCCTGGAGATCGCTCGCGGCGTGAGGATGATCGTTATTTGTTTCTCGAGGCATTGTTGTCGGCGCGCGAGCATCTGCACATTTCTTGGGTGGGCCGAAGCATCACCGATAACACACCCAAGCCGCCCTCGGTGTTAGTGCGCCAGTTACAAGACCACATTAAGTCGGCGCGTCGCTTTGCCGCAGAAACCCATTTTGAGGACTTATGCGTCGAACATCCGCTGCAGGCATTTAGTCCCGCCTATGTGCAAAACCATCCTTACCTGCTTACCTATGCAGCACAGTGGTATCCCGAAAATATGCCGACGCCAAAAGCCGATGTGCCACTGCCCGAGTGGCAGCGCGAGGGGCCTTTGGATCTGGCCGAGCTGCGCGAATTTGCGAAAGCGCCGGTGAAGACATTCTTCCTGCGCCGACTCAAAGCCCGCCTCGATCCGCAAGAGTTGGCGGTAGAGGATGATGAGCCATTTGCGATTCGCTCCCTGCGTCGCTGGCAGCTGCAACAAGAGCTTTTTACTGCGCAGCAAAAGCGCATCGATGGCGATGCGGAAGTAGCTTTGGTCGACAAGGACATATTGGCGCGCTTCGTTCGCAGTGGGGCTTTATCTCCAGGTGGTTTTTCAGCCTTACAAACCGAGGAGCTTTCGACCCAAAGCAGTGCTGTGCTCAGCGTGTATCAGGAGTTGCTGCAACACTGTGGGCCGCTCAGCCCTGATCGTATCGTCATTTCCATTGACGATACGCCGGGCCTGCACGACGAACTTGGCGGCATTCATATTGATGCTTTGGGACAACGCAGCCGAATCGTTCTGCATACCAGTCGGCTATTGAATGATAAACAAAAGCAGCTGCAATCCAGCGTCGTGCCCGACTGGATGACGCACCTGGCGCTGCAGGCCGTGGGTGAGACCATGCCGAGTTACTTGCTGGGCGCTGAGGCAGTGCTTGTTAGCCTGCCTGTACTTGAGCGCAATGTGGCCCTGAGCCATCTCAAGGCCTGGCTCACAGCTTATCAACAGGGCATGACTCAGCCCTTACCTTTGGATGTGCCCACAGCACTGGGGTATTTGTATCAACCACAGATCAAGGACGTCACCAAACAATATGAGGGAAGCGCGGGTATCTATGGCGCGGTGGGGCGCGTTGAGCGCGACGCCTATTTGGCCAGGGCCTACCCCAATATCGAGGCCTTGTTGCATGGGCAACGAATCTTAGAGGGGAGCATGTTTACCCAGCTGGCAGAGCGTTTATTGCGGCCGCTGCTGGATCACGCCACTTGGAGCGCCTCATGA